The following proteins are encoded in a genomic region of Triticum dicoccoides isolate Atlit2015 ecotype Zavitan chromosome 1B, WEW_v2.0, whole genome shotgun sequence:
- the LOC119311625 gene encoding uncharacterized protein LOC119311625: protein MASGHRRHFADPHVLLKTQYNGTSNHICDICRSKLAGLMGYRCSACDFDIHEACADYFKQTISFFAHPWHTLTLSRMPSSCDGWVCDLCMEGCPPGDLVYRCTDCLFDVHPLCTLLPQTIRSPLHPRHDLRLVPSVGTCKCGCKELSVWNYVCSCPFKVNIACASGAPSSGRQSTNSGHHASGSHVCTTAQVSYASQTSSSSSQSLTVRRSRRSSVAKFLLKTSFHVAVNAATGGLASPVLEVLSAAFS, encoded by the coding sequence ATGGCGTCTGGTCACCGGAGACACTTCGCCGACCCACATGTGCTTCTGAAGACGCAGTACAATGGCACTTCCAACCACATATGCGACATCTGCCGATCCAAGCTGGCCGGCCTCATGGGCTACCGCTGCAGCGCCTGCGACTTCGACATCCATGAGGCTTGCGCCGATTACTTCAAGCAGACAATCTCCTTCTTCGCGCACCCCTGGCACACCCTCACGCTAAGCCGCATGCCCAGCTCCTGTGATGGATGGGTCTGCGACCTCTGCATGGAGGGCTGTCCCCCGGGAGACTTGGTGTACCGCTGCACCGATTGCCTCTTCGATGTGCACCCTCTCTGCACCTTGCTCCCGCAGACCATCCGTAGCCCTCTCCACCCACGGCATGACCTTCGCCTGGTCCCTTCAGTCGGCACATGCAAGTGCGGCTGCAAGGAATTGTCCGTGTGGAACTACGTCTGCTCTTGTCCGTTCAAAGTAAACATCGCGTGCGCCTCCGGCGCGCCCAGCAGTGGCCGCCAGAGCACTAACAGTGGTCACCATGCCAGCGGCAGTCATGTCTGCACCACCGCGCAGGTCAGTTATGCAAGCCAaactagcagcagcagcagccagagCCTTACCGTCAGACGGAGCCGTCGTTCCTCTGTCGCCAAGTTTCTTCTCAAGACAAGCTTTCATGTCGCGGTCAACGCAGCAACCGGAGGCTTGGCATCGCCGGTGCTCGAAGTCCTATCGGCGGCCTTCAGTTGA